One stretch of Methylopila sp. 73B DNA includes these proteins:
- a CDS encoding DUF1178 family protein has product MIRYQLTCAAGHGFDGWFRSSADFDGQAERGLLSCPSCGSAEVRKALMAPAVTTSSEVARPAVESASPTEPVTLVSEKDKALRAMLRELREHVTRNSEDVGDRFPEVARQIHAEEIEPHSVYGRATFEEAKALAEEGVAVHPLPRFPDDGN; this is encoded by the coding sequence ATGATCCGCTACCAACTGACCTGCGCCGCGGGCCACGGCTTCGACGGCTGGTTCCGCTCCTCCGCCGATTTCGACGGCCAGGCGGAACGCGGCCTTTTGTCCTGCCCCTCCTGCGGTTCGGCCGAGGTGCGCAAGGCGCTGATGGCGCCGGCGGTGACGACCTCGTCCGAGGTCGCAAGGCCCGCCGTCGAGTCCGCCTCTCCGACCGAGCCGGTCACGCTCGTCTCCGAGAAGGACAAGGCGTTGCGCGCGATGCTTCGGGAGCTCCGCGAGCACGTGACGCGCAACTCCGAAGACGTCGGCGATCGGTTTCCGGAGGTCGCCCGGCAGATCCACGCCGAGGAGATCGAGCCCCACTCGGTCTACGGGAGGGCCACCTTCGAAGAGGCGAAGGCGCTCGCCGAGGAGGGCGTCGCCGTCCATCCGCTGCCGCGGTTTCCCGACGACGGAAACTGA
- a CDS encoding carbon-nitrogen hydrolase family protein: protein MAEVSRSFVAACAQMRSGKDTTANVDAAAKLIREAAESGAAYVQTPEMTNILVRSRDELFAAIMPENVCPALAAFQELARGLEVYVHLGSLAVKLDGHRAANRSFVIDPEGEIVARYDKIHMFDVDLPNGESWRESATYRPGESAVGVDLPWGRLGLTVCYDVRFPTLHRALAETGAEAIASPAAFTRQTGEAHWHVLLRSRAIETGSFVIAAAQGGKHDDGRETYGHSLIIDPWGRVLAEADHDRPGVILAEIDLAQSAEARRRIPALENGRRFGVLPQASDPTPLRDVGT from the coding sequence ATGGCGGAGGTCTCCAGGAGCTTCGTCGCCGCCTGCGCGCAGATGCGCTCGGGCAAGGACACGACAGCGAACGTCGACGCCGCGGCCAAGCTGATCCGCGAGGCGGCGGAGAGCGGCGCGGCCTACGTCCAGACGCCGGAGATGACCAACATCCTGGTGCGGTCGCGCGACGAACTGTTCGCCGCGATCATGCCGGAGAACGTCTGCCCGGCGCTCGCCGCGTTCCAGGAGCTCGCGCGCGGCCTCGAGGTCTATGTCCATCTCGGCTCGCTCGCGGTGAAGCTCGACGGCCACCGGGCGGCGAACCGCAGCTTCGTGATCGATCCCGAGGGCGAGATCGTCGCTCGCTACGACAAGATCCACATGTTCGACGTGGACCTGCCGAACGGCGAGAGCTGGCGCGAGAGCGCGACCTACCGGCCGGGCGAATCGGCCGTCGGCGTCGATCTGCCCTGGGGGCGGCTCGGCCTCACCGTCTGCTACGACGTCCGCTTCCCCACGCTGCACCGGGCGCTGGCCGAGACCGGCGCCGAGGCGATCGCCTCCCCCGCGGCCTTCACCCGGCAGACCGGCGAGGCGCACTGGCACGTGCTGCTGCGCTCGCGCGCGATCGAGACCGGCTCCTTCGTCATTGCGGCCGCCCAGGGCGGCAAGCACGACGACGGCCGCGAGACCTATGGCCACAGCCTGATCATCGACCCCTGGGGCCGCGTCCTGGCGGAAGCCGACCACGACCGCCCCGGCGTGATCCTGGCGGAGATCGACCTCGCGCAGTCCGCCGAGGCCCGCCGCCGCATCCCGGCGCTCGAGAACGGGCGGCGCTTCGGCGTTCTGCCCCAGGCCTCGGACCCGACCCCGCTGCGCGACGTCGGCACGTGA
- a CDS encoding rhomboid family intramembrane serine protease has translation MFVPFLDDAPHRHIGRPWVTYAFMGVSIAIFVVFQSGLVIDARQASVVSFGLIPSVLFGEAVLPAGYERVPAWATLVTSIVLHGGWLHLIGNMMFLWVFGDNVEDDLGRARYLLFLVLCGVGSGLAHAAGASNADAPLVGGSGVVAGVVAAYVMLHPQVKVWVLVFYRVPLRLRAFWIIGAWVVFQAGNALLAGEGAQIAWWAHVGGFLTGGALVVALKRRDVHLFDRGLAERIERRRQPAPTLEERSA, from the coding sequence ATGTTCGTCCCCTTCCTGGACGACGCTCCCCACCGCCACATCGGGCGGCCGTGGGTGACCTATGCCTTCATGGGCGTCTCGATCGCGATCTTCGTCGTGTTCCAGTCCGGCCTCGTGATCGACGCGCGCCAGGCTTCGGTGGTCTCGTTCGGGCTCATCCCCAGCGTGCTGTTCGGCGAGGCGGTCTTGCCGGCGGGCTATGAGCGGGTGCCGGCCTGGGCCACGCTCGTGACCTCGATCGTGCTGCACGGCGGCTGGCTGCACCTCATTGGAAACATGATGTTCCTGTGGGTCTTCGGCGACAACGTCGAGGACGACCTCGGCCGCGCCCGCTACCTTCTGTTCCTGGTGCTCTGCGGCGTCGGCTCGGGCCTCGCCCACGCCGCCGGCGCGTCCAACGCCGACGCGCCCCTGGTCGGGGGCTCCGGCGTCGTCGCCGGCGTGGTCGCGGCCTATGTGATGCTGCACCCGCAGGTGAAGGTCTGGGTGCTGGTGTTCTACCGTGTCCCGCTGCGGCTTCGCGCCTTCTGGATCATCGGCGCCTGGGTCGTGTTCCAGGCCGGCAACGCCCTGCTCGCGGGCGAAGGCGCCCAGATCGCGTGGTGGGCGCACGTCGGCGGTTTCCTCACCGGCGGCGCCTTGGTGGTCGCGCTCAAGCGGCGCGACGTGCACCTGTTCGACCGCGGCCTCGCGGAGCGCATCGAGCGTCGCCGCCAGCCGGCGCCGACGCTGGAAGAGCGGTCGGCCTAG
- the sbmA gene encoding peptide antibiotic transporter SbmA codes for MFVSFFPNPKPFFVSAVVWSLLAIGLWYAGGWAAGEWIGLPPAAPDAPPIVGPAVFISAPFLWFYIYYAIAVGLFSAYWLVTSKHPWAPWSILGSALIIFVTYFQVQVSVAINNWYGPFYDLVQAALSKSRPVTLAEFYGGTFEFTGIAMVSVIIYVFTRFFVQHYIFRWRTAMNDYYMSFWPKLRHVEGASQRVQEDTMRFSTQMETLGVSLIDAVMTLIAFLPVLLRLSGPISELPIVGAIPHPLVTAAILWAAFGTTFLALVGVKLPGLEFRNQRVEAAYRKELVYGEDDAGRAQPPTVKELFSNVRTNYFRLYFHYLYFNVARMSYVQIDNIFPYLVLAPTIVAGKITLGPMQQILSAFEQVRTSFQYLVNSWPQIIELLSIYKRLRGFEAQIHGGTPPAQDLEAPEAEVDAAGVRV; via the coding sequence ATGTTCGTATCGTTTTTCCCGAACCCGAAACCGTTCTTCGTCTCGGCCGTGGTCTGGTCGCTGCTCGCGATCGGCCTGTGGTACGCGGGCGGCTGGGCCGCCGGGGAATGGATCGGCCTGCCGCCCGCCGCGCCGGACGCGCCGCCGATCGTCGGGCCGGCCGTCTTCATCTCCGCGCCGTTCCTGTGGTTCTACATCTACTATGCGATCGCGGTCGGCCTATTCTCGGCCTACTGGTTGGTCACCTCCAAGCATCCGTGGGCGCCGTGGTCCATCCTCGGCTCGGCCCTCATCATCTTCGTCACCTACTTCCAGGTGCAGGTGTCGGTCGCGATCAACAACTGGTACGGGCCGTTCTACGACCTCGTGCAGGCGGCGCTGTCAAAGAGCCGTCCGGTGACGCTGGCCGAGTTCTACGGGGGCACGTTCGAGTTCACCGGCATCGCGATGGTCTCGGTGATCATCTACGTCTTCACGCGCTTCTTCGTGCAGCACTACATCTTCCGGTGGCGCACCGCGATGAACGACTACTACATGTCGTTCTGGCCGAAGCTGCGGCATGTGGAAGGCGCTTCGCAGCGCGTGCAGGAGGACACCATGCGGTTCTCCACCCAGATGGAGACGCTGGGCGTCAGTCTGATCGACGCGGTGATGACGCTGATCGCCTTCCTGCCCGTGCTGCTGCGGCTCTCGGGCCCGATCAGCGAGTTGCCGATCGTCGGCGCCATCCCTCATCCGCTGGTGACGGCCGCGATCCTGTGGGCCGCGTTCGGAACGACGTTCCTCGCGCTCGTCGGGGTCAAGCTGCCGGGCCTTGAGTTCCGCAACCAGCGCGTCGAAGCGGCCTACCGCAAGGAGCTGGTCTACGGCGAGGACGACGCCGGCCGCGCCCAGCCGCCGACGGTGAAGGAGCTGTTCTCCAATGTCCGGACGAACTACTTCCGATTGTATTTCCACTATCTCTATTTCAACGTCGCCCGCATGTCCTACGTGCAGATCGACAACATCTTCCCCTATCTGGTGCTCGCGCCGACCATCGTGGCCGGCAAGATCACGCTCGGGCCGATGCAGCAGATCCTGAGCGCGTTCGAGCAGGTCCGGACCTCGTTCCAGTACCTCGTGAACTCCTGGCCGCAGATCATCGAGCTGCTGTCGATCTACAAGCGTCTCCGCGGCTTCGAGGCGCAGATCCACGGCGGCACGCCGCCGGCGCAGGACCTGGAGGCTCCCGAGGCCGAGGTGGACGCCGCGGGCGTCCGGGTCTGA
- a CDS encoding PfkB family carbohydrate kinase → MAGESLAASGFRLEPGGKGFNQAVAARRLGAEVDGLFAVGDDALGALATPAFAHADLDPAMLRRRPGATGAGVGFIAEDGETAIAVFSGANASLSAQDAEDARPALEAAAVTLAQFEIGDAAIAEAFAIARGADRITVLNPSPFRPVAPEILATCSIVVANAVETEALALALGVAVDLDAESVAAALFARGVNALVATRGAAGAIARLADGAILTQPAFEVETVDTIGAGDAFAAGFATTFAETGDWPKSLRHAAACGALAVRAEGGFGAFPTRAERDALLAAVW, encoded by the coding sequence ATGGCGGGCGAATCGCTCGCGGCGTCGGGGTTCCGGCTGGAGCCCGGCGGCAAGGGATTCAACCAGGCGGTCGCCGCGCGCCGGCTCGGCGCGGAGGTCGACGGCCTGTTCGCGGTCGGAGACGACGCGCTCGGCGCGCTCGCGACGCCGGCCTTCGCGCACGCCGATCTCGACCCCGCCATGCTGCGTCGCCGGCCGGGAGCGACCGGCGCGGGCGTCGGCTTCATCGCCGAAGACGGCGAGACCGCCATCGCGGTGTTCTCCGGCGCGAATGCGTCGCTGTCGGCGCAGGACGCGGAGGACGCACGGCCGGCGCTCGAGGCGGCCGCGGTGACGCTCGCCCAGTTCGAGATCGGCGACGCCGCGATCGCCGAGGCCTTCGCGATCGCCCGCGGCGCGGACCGAATCACCGTGCTCAACCCCTCGCCGTTCCGCCCCGTGGCGCCCGAGATTCTCGCGACCTGCTCCATCGTCGTCGCAAACGCGGTCGAGACGGAGGCGCTCGCCCTTGCGCTTGGCGTCGCGGTCGATCTCGACGCCGAGTCGGTCGCGGCGGCGCTCTTCGCCCGCGGCGTCAACGCGCTGGTGGCGACCCGCGGCGCAGCCGGGGCGATCGCCCGGCTGGCGGACGGCGCGATCCTGACGCAGCCGGCCTTCGAGGTGGAGACGGTCGACACCATCGGCGCGGGCGACGCCTTCGCCGCGGGGTTCGCGACCACCTTCGCGGAAACCGGCGACTGGCCGAAAAGCCTGCGACACGCCGCCGCCTGCGGAGCGCTCGCGGTGCGCGCCGAAGGCGGCTTCGGAGCCTTCCCGACCCGTGCGGAACGCGACGCGCTGCTCGCCGCGGTCTGGTGA
- a CDS encoding TspO/MBR family protein, with protein sequence MTTASRPAWRSPRSLLILAGALALSFAASQLGSAATVPNLPWYDGLTKPSFNPPKLAFPIAWTILYALMAVSLWRVAVIGEGAERRRALTAYAVQFALNVAWSFAFFGAQNPGLGLGVILALLAAIVWTILTFRTIDGLAAGLLHPYLAWVAFATALNASILFLN encoded by the coding sequence ATGACGACAGCATCCCGTCCCGCCTGGCGTTCGCCGCGCTCGTTGCTGATCCTGGCCGGCGCGCTCGCCCTGAGCTTCGCCGCGTCCCAACTCGGCTCCGCGGCGACCGTTCCGAATCTTCCCTGGTACGACGGGCTGACGAAGCCTTCGTTCAATCCGCCGAAGCTCGCGTTCCCGATCGCCTGGACGATCCTCTACGCGCTCATGGCGGTGTCGCTCTGGCGCGTCGCGGTCATCGGAGAGGGCGCGGAGCGGCGGCGCGCGCTGACCGCCTACGCCGTGCAGTTCGCGCTCAACGTCGCCTGGTCCTTCGCCTTCTTCGGCGCGCAGAACCCGGGGCTGGGGCTCGGCGTCATCCTCGCGCTGCTCGCCGCGATCGTCTGGACGATCCTGACGTTTCGAACGATCGACGGGCTCGCGGCCGGGCTGCTGCACCCCTATCTGGCGTGGGTCGCCTTCGCCACGGCGCTGAACGCGTCGATCCTGTTCCTGAACTGA
- a CDS encoding LLM class flavin-dependent oxidoreductase translates to MIPFSVLDLAPIAEGSTAADALRNSASYAQAAERLGFQRFWLAEHHNMTGIASAATAVVIAHVAAATSSIRVGSGGIMLPNHSPLVIAEQFGTLASLHPGRIDLGLGRAPGTDMLTARALRRDVNAAAERFPQDVIELQAYFAPAVEGQAIRAVPGAGLDVPLWLLGSSTFSAQLAAMLGLPFAFAAHFAPADLEAAFAVYRERFQPSETLSKPHAMVAVNVLTAETDAEAQRLFTSQQQAFLNLRRGRPGPLPPPVDDIGTVASPGEVASLEQMLRYAFVGSVETVERELARFIARLQPDELMATGHMFDPAARIASLEGVALVRDRLAAAERVAA, encoded by the coding sequence ATGATCCCGTTTTCCGTCCTCGATCTCGCGCCGATAGCCGAAGGCTCAACCGCGGCCGACGCCCTGCGCAACTCCGCGTCCTACGCGCAGGCCGCCGAACGGCTCGGCTTCCAACGGTTCTGGCTGGCGGAGCACCACAACATGACCGGCATCGCCAGCGCCGCCACGGCGGTGGTGATCGCCCATGTGGCAGCCGCGACCTCCTCGATCCGGGTCGGCTCCGGCGGGATCATGCTGCCGAACCATTCGCCGCTGGTGATCGCTGAGCAATTCGGCACGCTGGCCTCGCTCCATCCGGGCCGCATCGACCTCGGCCTCGGCCGCGCGCCGGGCACCGACATGCTGACCGCCCGCGCGCTCCGGCGCGACGTCAACGCGGCGGCCGAGCGCTTTCCCCAGGACGTGATCGAACTGCAGGCCTACTTCGCGCCGGCCGTCGAAGGACAGGCGATCCGCGCGGTGCCGGGCGCGGGCCTCGACGTGCCGCTCTGGCTGCTGGGCTCCAGCACCTTCTCCGCCCAGCTCGCGGCGATGCTCGGGCTGCCCTTCGCCTTCGCCGCCCACTTCGCGCCGGCGGACCTCGAAGCCGCCTTCGCGGTCTACCGCGAGCGCTTCCAGCCCTCGGAGACGCTTTCGAAGCCGCACGCGATGGTCGCGGTGAACGTGCTGACCGCGGAGACCGACGCCGAGGCCCAGCGGCTGTTCACCTCGCAGCAGCAGGCGTTCCTGAACCTGCGCCGCGGCCGTCCCGGCCCGCTGCCGCCGCCGGTAGACGACATCGGAACCGTCGCGTCGCCCGGCGAAGTGGCGAGCCTCGAGCAGATGCTGCGCTACGCCTTCGTGGGCTCGGTCGAGACGGTCGAGCGGGAGCTGGCGCGCTTCATCGCGCGGCTGCAGCCGGACGAGCTGATGGCGACCGGCCACATGTTCGATCCCGCGGCGCGCATCGCCTCGCTCGAGGGCGTCGCGCTCGTGCGCGACCGTCTCGCTGCGGCGGAACGCGTCGCGGCGTGA
- the grxC gene encoding glutaredoxin 3: MPTVTIYSRVGCPYCDMAKSLLRRKGVAFDEIDVGRAPDRRPDMIAKSGGRTTVPQIFIDGRHVGGCDDLYALDEGGGLDPLLAA, from the coding sequence ATGCCCACGGTGACGATCTACTCCCGCGTCGGCTGTCCCTATTGCGACATGGCCAAGAGCCTGCTGCGCCGGAAGGGCGTGGCCTTCGACGAGATCGACGTCGGCCGCGCGCCGGACAGGAGACCCGACATGATCGCGAAATCCGGAGGCCGCACCACGGTGCCGCAGATCTTCATCGACGGACGCCACGTGGGCGGCTGCGACGATCTCTACGCCCTCGACGAAGGCGGCGGTCTCGACCCGCTGCTGGCGGCGTGA
- a CDS encoding GntR family transcriptional regulator, whose amino-acid sequence MPLYRQLELQIAALIEGGEIGPGATLPAERQLASELGVSRTTVQHCYGALRRRRLVSAHGRLGFIVEGPTEKLHPGMERLKGFTEEMRELGRAASSKVIERVITHDRSLASLFQQPSTAPFLKLVRIRFGDDVPLSREVAWYDLGVAPELADADLSGSVYDRLREIGCALTRCEQTIEAATPDEDECAVFGFEEPLPCLLIKRRSFAGERMVEYVEGLFRGDAYAYRLTLGA is encoded by the coding sequence ATGCCGCTGTACCGGCAACTGGAGCTGCAGATCGCCGCACTGATCGAGGGCGGCGAGATCGGCCCGGGAGCGACGCTGCCGGCCGAGCGGCAGCTCGCCTCCGAGCTGGGGGTCAGCCGCACCACGGTGCAGCACTGCTACGGCGCCCTGCGCCGGCGGCGGCTGGTGAGCGCGCACGGCCGCCTGGGATTCATCGTCGAAGGCCCCACGGAGAAGCTCCACCCCGGCATGGAGCGCCTCAAGGGCTTCACCGAGGAGATGCGCGAGCTCGGCCGCGCCGCGTCGTCGAAGGTGATCGAGCGCGTGATCACCCACGACCGCTCGCTCGCCTCGCTGTTCCAGCAGCCCTCGACCGCGCCGTTCCTGAAGCTCGTCCGGATTCGCTTCGGCGACGACGTGCCGCTGTCGCGGGAGGTCGCCTGGTACGACCTCGGCGTCGCGCCGGAGCTCGCCGACGCCGACCTGTCGGGGTCGGTTTACGACCGGCTGCGGGAGATCGGCTGCGCGCTGACGCGCTGCGAACAGACGATCGAGGCCGCGACCCCGGACGAGGACGAATGCGCCGTGTTCGGCTTCGAGGAGCCGCTGCCCTGCCTGCTGATCAAGCGCCGCTCCTTCGCGGGCGAACGCATGGTGGAGTACGTCGAGGGCCTGTTCCGCGGCGACGCCTACGCCTACCGGCTCACTCTCGGCGCGTGA
- a CDS encoding cob(I)yrinic acid a,c-diamide adenosyltransferase has translation MVKLNKIYTRTGDDGATGLASGPRRPKHDLRVDAYGAVDEANAAIGLARLHAEPELDAILSRVQNEMFDLGADLATPDTGEDLGYEPLRIVQSQVDRLEADIDALNARLEPLKSFVLPAGTALAANLHLARTIARRAERLMTALAEREAVSKPALAYVNRLSDFLFVAARVANLGQGDVLWAPGKTR, from the coding sequence ATGGTCAAGCTCAACAAGATCTACACGCGCACCGGCGACGACGGCGCCACGGGGCTCGCGTCCGGCCCCAGACGTCCGAAGCACGACCTGCGCGTGGACGCCTACGGTGCCGTCGACGAGGCCAACGCCGCGATCGGGCTCGCCCGGCTGCACGCCGAACCGGAGCTCGACGCCATCCTGTCGCGCGTCCAGAACGAGATGTTCGACCTCGGCGCCGATCTCGCGACGCCCGACACCGGTGAGGACCTGGGCTACGAGCCGCTGCGGATCGTGCAGAGCCAGGTCGACCGGCTCGAGGCCGACATCGACGCGCTCAACGCGCGGCTGGAGCCGTTGAAGTCCTTCGTGCTGCCGGCGGGAACCGCGCTCGCCGCGAACCTGCATCTCGCCCGCACCATCGCCCGCCGCGCCGAGCGGTTGATGACGGCGCTTGCGGAGCGTGAGGCGGTGTCGAAGCCGGCGCTCGCCTATGTCAACCGGCTGTCGGACTTCCTGTTCGTCGCCGCGCGGGTCGCGAACCTCGGTCAGGGCGACGTGCTCTGGGCGCCCGGAAAGACACGCTGA
- a CDS encoding tripartite tricarboxylate transporter substrate binding protein, with protein MPMRLTRRAAIAGAAAAIAAVGLTFPAQAATVTLIVPFPAGGAVDILGRLVAERLQAKLGETVIVDNRGGAGGMIGTAAVAKAEPDGATLGVASTSQLIANKYLYGSSPYDPDADLVPISRVATGTVLCVANAKIAQERGWTTFRDLIAWSKAHPDETRMGSSGLGQVSHLMIELVKARTGAKILHVPYKGGGPAILDLLGGTIDMMFDVIPALMPHVKEKAFLPLAVGSRERIPALPDTPSMKDFSDLNLADVDLQTWYAVIAPKGYPADKQAALSKVLAEIMADPAVKARLEPIGFSPVTDASPDALKTRIAEENPMWKDMVRLSGAKLD; from the coding sequence ATGCCGATGCGACTGACCCGCCGCGCCGCGATCGCCGGAGCCGCGGCCGCGATCGCGGCCGTCGGCCTGACGTTCCCCGCCCAGGCCGCGACCGTCACGCTGATCGTGCCGTTCCCCGCCGGCGGCGCCGTCGACATTCTGGGGCGGCTCGTCGCCGAGCGCCTGCAGGCGAAGCTCGGGGAGACCGTGATCGTCGACAACCGCGGCGGGGCCGGCGGCATGATCGGCACGGCGGCGGTGGCGAAGGCGGAGCCCGACGGCGCGACCCTCGGCGTCGCCTCGACGTCCCAGCTGATCGCGAACAAGTACCTTTACGGCTCCAGTCCCTACGATCCCGACGCCGATCTCGTTCCCATCAGCCGCGTCGCGACCGGCACCGTGCTGTGCGTGGCGAACGCGAAGATCGCGCAAGAACGGGGCTGGACGACCTTCCGGGACCTGATCGCCTGGTCCAAGGCCCATCCGGACGAGACCCGCATGGGCTCCTCCGGCCTCGGCCAGGTCTCGCACCTGATGATCGAGCTGGTGAAGGCGCGCACCGGGGCCAAGATCCTGCACGTGCCCTACAAGGGCGGCGGCCCGGCCATCCTCGACCTACTCGGCGGCACGATCGACATGATGTTCGACGTCATCCCCGCGCTGATGCCGCATGTGAAGGAGAAGGCCTTCCTTCCGCTCGCCGTCGGCAGCCGCGAGCGCATCCCGGCGCTGCCGGACACGCCCAGCATGAAGGACTTTTCGGACCTCAACCTCGCCGACGTCGACCTGCAGACCTGGTACGCGGTGATCGCGCCCAAGGGATATCCCGCCGACAAGCAGGCGGCCCTGTCCAAGGTCCTCGCGGAGATCATGGCGGACCCCGCCGTGAAGGCGAGGCTGGAGCCGATCGGCTTCTCGCCCGTGACAGACGCCTCGCCTGATGCGCTGAAGACGCGGATCGCCGAAGAGAATCCGATGTGGAAGGACATGGTGCGGTTGTCAGGCGCGAAACTCGATTAG
- a CDS encoding HAMP domain-containing sensor histidine kinase encodes MFDLPAMRDAEGRSGETTTERRRTVTAKVRAERERLTSTTGTRPEFDVELARIYAQNRLSALAVVLTLAAVIAGVATLWAEPQFAIAWFATVFAGHALIGLFVKRFMRQPSEGLDVRRWTTRFVFAESLNGLAWGSIVALLSGGEDSAELISLFVMLVGVAVPVMLAASVPAAVYAGTIPIAVVVVSAYLAKGGIGSAAVAGMTAGVEIYFLLLARKLYRNALGALEFQAEKDALIGELEQAKANSDEARRRAEEANLAKSRFLATMSHELRTPLNAILGFSEVMKSEVFGAHAVPTYKEYAGDIHQSGQHLLQLINEILDLSRIEAGRYELHEESVSLPYVVEDCHRLLKLRAKNRGIAIREVYEANLPPLWADERALRQITLNLLSNAIKFTPQGGEIRLKVGWMASGGQYLSVSDSGPGIPENEIPTVLASFGQGSLAIKTAEQGAGLGLPIVKGLVDLHGGHFSLKSRLREGTEVIVAFPAARVMSALAPIKQYADDLRRVV; translated from the coding sequence ATGTTCGATCTTCCGGCCATGCGGGACGCCGAGGGCCGGTCGGGCGAAACGACGACCGAGCGTCGGCGCACGGTGACGGCGAAGGTGCGCGCCGAACGCGAGCGGCTGACCTCCACCACGGGCACCCGTCCGGAGTTCGACGTCGAACTCGCGCGCATCTACGCCCAGAACCGCCTGTCCGCCCTCGCCGTGGTCCTGACGCTCGCCGCCGTCATCGCGGGCGTGGCGACCCTCTGGGCCGAACCGCAGTTCGCGATCGCCTGGTTCGCGACGGTGTTCGCCGGCCACGCCCTGATCGGGCTGTTCGTGAAGCGTTTCATGCGCCAGCCGTCCGAAGGGCTGGACGTGCGCCGCTGGACGACCCGCTTCGTCTTCGCCGAAAGCCTCAACGGCCTCGCCTGGGGATCGATCGTCGCTTTGCTCAGCGGCGGCGAGGACTCCGCCGAGCTGATCTCGCTGTTCGTGATGCTCGTCGGCGTCGCGGTCCCGGTCATGCTCGCCGCGAGCGTGCCGGCGGCGGTCTACGCCGGGACGATCCCGATCGCCGTGGTCGTCGTGAGCGCCTATCTCGCCAAGGGCGGCATAGGCTCCGCGGCGGTCGCGGGCATGACGGCGGGCGTCGAGATCTATTTCCTGCTCCTCGCCCGCAAGCTCTACCGCAACGCGCTCGGCGCGCTGGAGTTTCAGGCGGAGAAGGACGCCCTGATCGGCGAGCTGGAGCAGGCCAAGGCCAACTCCGACGAGGCGCGCCGCCGGGCGGAGGAGGCGAACCTCGCCAAGTCGCGGTTCCTCGCCACCATGAGCCACGAGTTGCGCACTCCCCTCAACGCCATCCTCGGCTTCTCCGAGGTGATGAAGTCGGAGGTCTTCGGCGCCCACGCCGTGCCGACCTACAAGGAGTACGCCGGCGACATCCACCAGAGCGGCCAGCACCTGCTCCAGCTCATCAACGAGATCCTCGACCTTTCGCGGATCGAGGCCGGCCGCTACGAGCTGCACGAGGAGAGCGTCAGCCTGCCTTATGTGGTGGAGGACTGCCACCGCCTGCTGAAGCTCCGCGCCAAGAACCGCGGCATCGCGATCCGGGAGGTCTACGAGGCCAACCTTCCGCCGCTCTGGGCGGACGAGCGCGCGCTCCGCCAGATCACGCTCAACCTGCTGTCGAACGCGATCAAGTTCACCCCGCAGGGCGGCGAGATCCGGCTGAAGGTGGGCTGGATGGCCTCCGGCGGCCAGTACCTGTCGGTCTCGGATTCGGGACCCGGAATCCCTGAGAACGAGATCCCGACCGTGCTCGCCTCCTTCGGTCAGGGCAGCCTCGCCATCAAAACCGCGGAGCAGGGCGCCGGGCTCGGCCTGCCGATCGTGAAGGGGCTCGTCGATCTCCACGGCGGCCACTTCTCGCTGAAGAGCCGGCTGCGGGAAGGCACAGAGGTCATCGTCGCCTTCCCCGCGGCGCGCGTGATGAGCGCGCTCGCGCCGATCAAGCAGTACGCCGACGACCTGCGCCGGGTGGTCTGA
- a CDS encoding twin transmembrane helix small protein — MADLLSGYAVPLAVGAVAIVLILGLFNMMRGGDPNRSQKLMRWRVGLQFLAIVVIMATVWAMGS; from the coding sequence ATGGCCGATCTTCTCTCGGGCTACGCCGTGCCGCTCGCCGTCGGCGCGGTCGCGATCGTGCTGATCCTCGGTCTCTTCAACATGATGCGGGGCGGCGATCCCAATCGGTCGCAGAAGCTGATGCGCTGGCGCGTCGGGCTGCAGTTCCTGGCGATCGTCGTCATCATGGCGACGGTCTGGGCGATGGGGTCCTGA